The Porphyrobacter sp. LM 6 sequence TCCGGTGGAGAACCCCTTGCGGAAGCTCCGTCGCTCTTGTTCCATTGTGTTAGACAACGCGGAAGTCGAAACCGCCTTGTTACGGATTTTTTGCAACGCTCTGTTGTGAACGTGCAACAATGGTCTCATGGGCGGCGTAGTCGGGAGCGGATTGGCGGGTTGCTTCATCATGCCTGCAACAGTGTTTCAACGGAGCCCTAAGTGACCCAAACGCCTGAGTTGACCACCGAAGAGCGCGAAGGCGGAGCGGTTTTTGCGCCGCGTTTCGACGACAAGGGCCTGTTGACGGCGGTTGTTGTCGACAAGGTTTCGAAGGCCGTTCTGGTGGTGGCGCACATGAATGCCGAAGCGCTTGCGGCGACGCTCGAGACGGGGCGAGTCCACTTCTGGTCGCGCTCGCGCGGCAGGCTGTGGATGAAGGGCGAGAGTTCGGGCCACATTCTCGCGGTCGAGGAAGTGCGGGTCGATTGTGATCAGGATGCTCTTCTGATCATTGCCACGCCGGCGGGGCCGACTTGCCATACGGGGGCCGTCAGCTGCTTCTACCGCAGTGTAGATGTGGGCGAGGGTGGCCACGTTCTCGTTAAGGTCAAGACTTGACGCTCACGTAAAGGTAAGGTAAGGAGGCGGTATGGCTACCGCTTCTTCTCCGCTCGCTGACACTGGCATTCCCGCCGAATCGCGTCGCAACGGCGCGCACCTTGACCGGCCGGACGTCCACGAACGCGAGCAATTCACCATCTCCGATCTGACGTCGGAATTCGGCTGCACCGCGCGTGCGCTTCGTTTTTACGAGGATGAAGGGCTGATCAGCCCCGCGCGTGTCGGCTTGACCCGCGTTTATTCCAAGCGTGACCGCGCCCGCCTCGCATGGATCATGCGCGCCAAGAACGTCGGCTTTAGCCTCACCGAAATCCGCGAGATGATTGACCTCTACGATCTCGACGATGGCCGCGTGGAGCAGCGCCGCGTCACGATCGAGAAGTGCCGCGCGCACATTGCCAAGTTGCAGGAACAGCGCGCCGACATCGATTCCTCGATCAAGGAACTGACCGAATTCGTCGCCGAGATCGAAAAGCTCGACCTGCGCTGACGCAGTAGCCCTGACACCGAATTCAAAACGACCGCTCACCCAAGGGAACAAGTGATGCCGACCTATACCGCGCCCACCCGCGACACGCGCTTCATCGTCAACGAAGTGCTCGATCTTGCCAGCTACGGCAACCTGCCGGGTTTCGAGAACGCCACCCCTGACATGATCGACACGGTGATCAACGAAGCGGGCAAGTTCTGCGCCGAGGTGCTCGCGCCGGTCAATCAGGCGGGTGACGAGCATGGCTGCACACGTCACGAGGATGGCAGCGTCACCACCCCACCGGGCTTCAAGGAAGCCTATCAGGCCTATGTCGAAAGCGGTTGGGGCACGCTTGCCCAGCCGGAGGAATTTGGCGGGCAGGGGCTCCCTCACGTGCTCGGCTTCGTGCTGGAAGAGTACACCGGCACGGCCAACCAGGCCTTTGCGATGTATCCGGGCCTTACCGCCGGTGCGATCTCGGCGATCCTCGCCAAGGGATCGGACGAGCAGAAGGCGACCTATGTCCCCAAGATGATCTCGGGCGAATGGTCGGGCACCATGAACCTGACCGAGCCGCACTGCGGCACCGATCTCGGCATGATCCGCACCAAGGCCGTGCCGAACGGCGATGGTTCCTATGCAATCACCGGCACCAAGATCTTCATCTCGGCCGGTGAGCATGACCTCACCAGCAACATCATCCATCTGGTACTGGCCAAGACCCCGGGCGCGCCGGATTCGACCAAGGGCATCTCGCTCTTCATCGTCCCCAAGTTCATCCTCGACGAGAATGGCAACCCGGGCGCGCGCAATGGCGTAACCTGCGGTTCAATCGAAAAGAAGATGGGCATCCACGGCAATGCCACCTGCCTGCTAAACTACGACGGGGCGACGGGCTGGATGGTCGGCGAGGAGAACAAGGGTCTCGCCGCGATGTTCATCATGATGAATGCGGCGCGCCTCGGCGTCGGTATCCAGGGCTATGCCCAGGCCGAAGTCGCCTATCAGAACGCGGTGACCTATGCACTCGATCGCCGTCAGGGCCGCGCGCTGACTGGTCCGGCCGATCCGGCGGCGAAGGCCGATCCAATCTTCGTGCATCCGGACGTGCGCCGCATGCTGATGGACGCCAAGGTGTTCACCGAGAGCATGCGGGCGCTCTGCCTGTGGGGCGCACTCCAGGTCGATCTGTCACACAAGGCGCAGACGGCGGAAGAGCGTGAATATGCCGATATGCTTATCGGGCTGATGACTCCGGTGATCAAGGGTTACGGCACCGACAAGGGCTATGACATCGCCAACAACATGCAGCAGGTCTACGG is a genomic window containing:
- the hisI gene encoding phosphoribosyl-AMP cyclohydrolase, whose amino-acid sequence is MTQTPELTTEEREGGAVFAPRFDDKGLLTAVVVDKVSKAVLVVAHMNAEALAATLETGRVHFWSRSRGRLWMKGESSGHILAVEEVRVDCDQDALLIIATPAGPTCHTGAVSCFYRSVDVGEGGHVLVKVKT
- a CDS encoding acyl-CoA dehydrogenase C-terminal domain-containing protein; this translates as MPTYTAPTRDTRFIVNEVLDLASYGNLPGFENATPDMIDTVINEAGKFCAEVLAPVNQAGDEHGCTRHEDGSVTTPPGFKEAYQAYVESGWGTLAQPEEFGGQGLPHVLGFVLEEYTGTANQAFAMYPGLTAGAISAILAKGSDEQKATYVPKMISGEWSGTMNLTEPHCGTDLGMIRTKAVPNGDGSYAITGTKIFISAGEHDLTSNIIHLVLAKTPGAPDSTKGISLFIVPKFILDENGNPGARNGVTCGSIEKKMGIHGNATCLLNYDGATGWMVGEENKGLAAMFIMMNAARLGVGIQGYAQAEVAYQNAVTYALDRRQGRALTGPADPAAKADPIFVHPDVRRMLMDAKVFTESMRALCLWGALQVDLSHKAQTAEEREYADMLIGLMTPVIKGYGTDKGYDIANNMQQVYGGHGYVREWGMEQFVRDSRIAMIYEGANGVQAMDLCGRKLAMNGGKAIQAFFAMIDEEIAAAKQDEALKPVAEKLEKALGEQKAATMWFMQNAMANPNHLGAGAHHYMHIMGIVTLGFFWLKMAKVAAAKLSGAPEDKAFYEAKLVSANYYAERFLPDAGALRRKLEAGSEFMMKLPAEAFATAA
- a CDS encoding MerR family transcriptional regulator, whose protein sequence is MATASSPLADTGIPAESRRNGAHLDRPDVHEREQFTISDLTSEFGCTARALRFYEDEGLISPARVGLTRVYSKRDRARLAWIMRAKNVGFSLTEIREMIDLYDLDDGRVEQRRVTIEKCRAHIAKLQEQRADIDSSIKELTEFVAEIEKLDLR